Genomic DNA from Haloplanus sp. HW8-1:
GGCGGGCGATCCGGCCGGACGAGGAGGCTCGCGTAGACGCCGCCCGGCGGAGAGGCCCAGGCGCGGTCGAGTCGTCCCCGGCCGCCGGTCTGTTCGCCCGCGACGACCAGTCGGTCGGTCGCCCCCTCGACGGCGCGTTCGCGCGCCCGGTCGTTCGTGCTCGGGAGTCGGTCGTGGTACTCGACGGCGTAGGGGGCGTCGAGCCCGTAGGCGATGGCGTCGCCGCCGTAGTCGGGGACCGACCGAACGGCGTAGCCGTCGGCGCCGCTCTCGACGTCGAACCCCGCCGCCCGGAGCGCCTCGACCTGTTTCCAGACCGCCGCCCGCGAGACGCCGAGGCGGTCCGCGAGCGTCGGCCCCGACACCGGCCCGTCGGCGCCGGCGAGGGCGTCGAGCAGGCGACGCCGGGTGTCGGTCATTCCAGCACGACGAGCGGGTCACCCATGTCGACGCTCTCGCCCTCGCTCACCAGCACCTCGGCGACGGTGCCGCCGCTCTCGGCGACGACGTCGTTTTCCATCTTCATCGCTTCGAGGACGAGCACCACGTCGCCGGCCGCCACCTCGTCGCCGGCCACGACTTCGACCGAGAGGATGGTTCCCTGCATCTCGGCGTCGATACGTTCGCCCTCGCCCGCCGTGACCGCGCCATCGGCGTCGTCGTCGGTGGCGACGTCGGGGCGTCCCATCCCGCTATCGTCGTTCGCGCCGCCCCCCGTAGGGATGGCGGGGGCTCCCCGTTCTTCGAGGTTCACCTCGAAGCGCTTGCCGTTGACCTCGACGGTGAACTCGCGTTCGCTCACCTCCTCGTCGTCCCCGTCGGCGTCCGTGTCGTCGGCCGGCCCCCACCGCTCGACCGCGCGGTCGATCCGCTCGGGATCGAGTTCCTCGTCCAGATAGTTCGTCGTGTGGGTGCCCGCGGTGAACCGTTCGTCCGTCACCATCAGCCGGTGGAAGGGGATGATGGTGTGGAAGCCCTCGACGTCGAACTCCCGGAGGGCGCGTTCGGCCCGCGCGAGACACTCCTCGCGGTCGCTCGCGTCGACGATCAGTTTCGCGATCATGGAGTCGTAATCACCGCCGATATCGTCGCCTTGGCGCACGGCGTCGTCGACACGGACGCCGATCCCGCCCGCGGGGTCGTACGTCGTCAGGCGTCCGGTGGCGGGCGCGAAGTCGTTGGCGGCGTTCTCGGCGTTGATGCGGAACTCCATCGCGTGGCCCTCGATCTCCACGTCCTCCTGAGCGAAGCCGATCTCGGTGCCCGCGGCGACACGGAGTTGCTCCTTGACGATGTCGATCCCCGTGATCTCTTCGGTGACCGGGTGTTCGACCTGAATGCGGGTGTTCACTTCGAGGAAGTAGAACTCGCCGTCCTCGACCAGGAACTCCACGGTGCCGGCGTTCGTGTAGTCCGTGTCGGCGATTCCCTGCCGGGCCGCGTCGCCGATCCGTTCGCGCAGGTCGTCGGTCAGCGCCGGACTCGGCCCCTCCTCGATTACCTTCTGGTGGCGGCGCTGGAGCGAACAGTCCCGTTCGCCGAGGTGACGGACGTTGCCGTGGTGGTCGGCGATGATCTGCACCTCGATGTGTCGCGGGGCGTCGAGATACCGCTCCAAGTAGATGGAGTCGTTGTCGAAGTAGGCCTCGCCCTCGCGTTTGGCCGCCTCGAACTGCTCTTCGATCTCGTCTTCGTGTTCGACGATCTTCATGCCCCGGCCGCCGCCACCCCCCTCCGCCTTGATCGCGATCGGATAGCCGTGTTCCTCGGCGAACTGCGCGACCTCCGTAGGCTCTTCGATGGGGTCGGTCGTCCCCGGGACGACGGGGACGCCCGCAGCGTCCATCACGCGCCGGGCCTTCGTCTTCTCGCCGAGACGCTCCATCGCCTCGGGCGGGGGACCGATCCACGTGATCTCGCTCTCCGCGACGCGTGCCGCGAAGTCGGCGTTCTCCGCCATGAACCCGTAGCCCGGGTGGATCGCGTCCGCGTCGGCCTTCCGGGCCGCGTCCAGGACGGCCTCCTGGTCGAGATACGAGTCCGCCGCGCGGGCCGGACCGACGTTGTACGCCTCGTCGGCGTATCGGACGTGGCCGGCGTGTTTGTCGGCCTCGCTGTACACCGCCACGGTCCGAACGCCCAACTCCTCACAGGCACGCATCACTCGCACCGCGATCTCGCCGCGGTTGGCGACGAGAACTTTGCGGAACATATCCCCCCTTACAGGCGATTCCCCCGTTAGTGTATCGGTGGACCGACCGGCCCGCGACGCCGCGACGACTGTTCCGGTTCGGAACTGATAGCTACTATTGTCTGACGAACGATGAATTGTTCGACCATTTTGGGGTAAAAAGTGACCGATTCGACGGGTCGATCCGATCCCGGGAGCGGCGGCGAATCCAAACCGCCTTATGTGAGTGAGCCGCACGGAGACCCATGACAGTACGAGTCGGTATCCTCGGTGCGACCGGCGCAGTCGGACAGCGTTTCATCCAGCTCCTCGACGATCACCCGACGTTCGAACTCGCGGCGCTCACCGCCAGCGAGGACAGCGCCGGCGAGCCGTACCGCGAGGCCGCGAAGTGGCGGGTCGACTCTCCCATACCGGTCGACGTGGCCGAGATGACGGTCCGACGGACCGAACCGGACGCCGTGCCGGACGACGTCGACCTGCTGTTCTCGTCGCTCCCGTCGAGCGTCGCCGTCGACGTCGAGGAGGACTTCGCCCGCGAGGGCTACGTCATCTCCTCGAACTCCTCGAACGACCGCCTCGCGGAGGACGTGCCGTTGACGATTCCGGAGATCAACCCGGGTCACCTCGACTTGCTCGAAGTCCAGCGCGACGAACGCGGCTGGGACGGGGCCCTCGTGAAGAACCCGAACTGTTCGACCATCACCATGATTCCGCCGCTAGCCGCCATCGACGAGTTCGGGCTCGAACGCGTCGACGTGTCGACGCTGCAAGCCGTCTCGGGGGCCGGCTACTCCGGGGTCACCTCCATGGAGATCATCGACAACGTCCTCCCCCACATCGGCGGCGAGGAAGACAAGATGGAAACAGAGAGTCGGAAGCTCCTCGGCGACTTCGACGGGGCGGAACTCTCGTGGCACGACGTGGACGTCTCGGCCTCGTGTAACCGCGTTCCGACCCTCGACGGCCACCTGGAGAACCTCTTCGTTGACCTCGCGGACGACCCCGATCCGGGCGAGGTGGCGGACGCGATGCGGGAGTTCCCGGGCATCGACCTCCCGAGTGCGCCCAACCAACTCATCCACGTCTTCGACGACCCCGAACGCCCCCAGCCCCGTCTGGACCGGATGCGCGGCCAGGGCATGCAGATCTGTGTCGGCGGCGTGCAGTCGATCACCCACGGCGTGAAGTTCGACTGCCTCGCTCACAACACCGTCCGCGGCGCCGCGGGAGCGAGCCTCCTGAACGGCGAACTCCTCGTCGAGAACGGCTACCTCTGAGCCCGCTCCTCCGACCGGCTCGCTCGCCAACACTGTATTGACCGTTCCGGAGACGGGCCGAGACGAAATGCCGCCCCTCCTCGTCAAGCATCTCGACGACGTCGCGCCGAAGGGGAGGATCATCCGCCGTATCCACGACGAACTGGTGTTGCAGGAACTCGGACGCGAGTATCTGGAGGGCCCGTTTCGGGGAGGCCGGGTGGTACTGCACGATACACCAGTTCGAGAAGGCGATCTGTGTCCACTACGCACGCGGCGAGTTCTCGGGAGCTTTCGTCTCCATCGACAGCGGTGCGGGCGTCGACCTCGATGCGATCGCGGAAACCTGCCACGACCACGTGTCGTGAGTCCGGGGGACGGCCGCTCACTCCAGCAACCGCGCCTCGGTGAACGACAGGTAGGCGAAAACGGAGATCGCGAGCAACAACATCCCCGCCATCATGAACACGCCTTCGTAGATGAACTTCAGGACGAGTACCACGGCGGCGACGATGACCGTCCGAAAGAGCAGGGAACTGAGCAGGACGGTGAGCGACCCCGTCACAGCACCGCTTGGTGCCCGACAGTCAAAAAATCGCCGCTCACACCCCACGAATAGCCGATCGTAGTAGTTCCACGATCACACACAATTATTTATTCTCAGGACGCCTATGGGTGGGTATGGAACGAAACGTCGGTGGAGTCGACCGTCTCGCACGACTCGTCGGTGGACCGATCGTGGCTCTGCTCGGGATCGGCGCCCTCGTCGGCGTGCTTCCGGCGAGCCAGGTCGTCGGCGTCGGCCTGTTCGTCGTCGGGATCGTGTTGCTGGCCACGGGCGTCACCCGGCGGTGTCTCGTCCACCGGCTGCTCGGGATCGACACGTGTTCACGCCGCTGAACGTCGGGTGGTCGGAAACCCGACGTCGAGAGGCCTCTACGTTCTAGGGGTCTGAAAACGCTCATAACCCTGCCCACTCGTCTGACAGTATGGGTACGGACGACGGATCGGAGACGGAGGGGGGCAGCGGCGACGAGAGTGAAGGTAACGACGACCGTTCCCCATCGGAGATCGGCGTCGGCGACGGCCGGGAGAAACACCTCCGCGTCGTGACGAAGTCGGGCAAGGAGATCGACCACGACGAGGTGTATCTCCGGCACACGGAGACGGAGTATCTCGTCTCGTCGGATCCCGAGTTCCCGGCCGCCGAGACGACTCGTTACCGAAAGGAGGATCTCCTCCTCGCGACGGTCACCCAGCACCACTCGAACTGCTTCATCACCACCGCGACCGCCGGAGAGGGGCCGACGCTCGACTCTCTGCGGGACTTTCGCGCCGACGTGATGGCACCGACGCCCGTGGGGTGTGCCCTCCTCCGGGCCTACGAGGCGATCAGCCCCCCCATCGCGGCGACGCTCGGTCGCCATCCCGACGCCACGTCGACTGCCGTGGTCCGCGGCCTGGTCGACCGGTGTGGATCGCTCGCCGACCGGCGGCGGACGACCGAACTGGTGATCACGCGGACGGGGCTGTCGGTGCTCCTTGTCGCCCTCTACGTCGTGGGCGTGGGACTCGCGGCGCTCGCCCACGGATGGCTGCGTGGCAACGAACTCGTCCGGTCGAACGCCGGCGGGATCAACTGAAAAAGCGTGTGACGTTCTCGCGGGGATCGAAGCCGGAGCCGGACTCGACGACCACGTCGAGCGGACGGCCCGCCCCCACGTCCCGGAGGTCCGCTGCGAGGCCGTCGGGGTCGTCGTCCTCGTGGAGGCGGAACGCGTGCGACCGGGCCGTCTCGTCGGCCGGATAGACGGTGAGCTTCGGCCGGCCGAAGTAGCCACCACGATGGAGGACGACCCGATCGATCGCCTCGTAGTTCAACCAGTAGACGGTGTCGGCCTGTAACAACACCTCGTCGAGGCCGTGGACGTCGTACACCTCCTGCATCGCCCCCGCCTCGCGTCGGTGTTTCTTCGTTCCTAGCCCGAACATCGGGGTGATGTAGCTGTACTCGGCGATGTGGAGGCCGTCGCTCGCGAAGAATAGATCGGCGAGACGCAAGGGGAAGGAGCCGGCCATCCCGAAGTGGACGTGGAGTTCGGTCTCGATGTCGGTCGACGGCAGGTCCTCGAACTCCTCGACGTCGACCGTCTCGGCGTCAGACGCCATTGGCACCCCCACCTTCCGTGCGGTACCCCATGTAGGCAAACAGGAACGCGCCCAGGACGAAGAGTCCCCCGGTGATACCGTCTATCTCCATGATCGCGTAGATGCCGACGGCGAGACCGACGACGGCGGTGGCGACGGAGGCGCGCAGGCGGAGGGAGTACGACTCAGTCGGCTCTCCGGTGTGGTCGTCGATGTGGTCCTGTCCGACCCGCCGTTCGGCGACGTACGTGACGATCATCACGGCGAGGCTCACGACCACGATGGCGGTGCGTGCGCCCGGGGAGAGTTCCGTCCCGTAGGCCCGCTGTAACAGGAGCGGGATGCCGATGGCGATCAGGCCACCGAGATAGACCAAGAGTCGATAAGTGACCAAGAACCGCATGAGGGTCCCGAAAGGACGGCCCCGAGACTCCGTTTGGGATGTCATACCGTCCCGTTGACGACGCCAACAAATAAAAACGGTTGCTCGGTGGTCGGCGTTACGACAGGAAGCCTCTGGCGGTGTCCGCCCCGTCGACGGTGCCCGAGGCGTTCATCTTGGCGGTCGCCGAGCGGTACATCGTGTAGATCTGTACGACGAGTGCGAAGACCCACAGTGCGTAGCCGGCCGGTCCGCTCCCGACGACGCCGACCGTGGTCGAGAACGCCGGGAAGTTGAGCCCGTAGGCTTCCGGCGAGGTGAGTACACCACCGATCAGTAACACGGTGAAGTACCCGAAGAAGCCGGTCGCCCACCACATCGCGATGATGCGACCCCACCCGGGCTGGGTGTGTTCGGGCAGTCGAGTCGTGTTCAGAATGGTGACGAGCGCGTTGTACGGCCACATCATCGCACCGGCGATGGCGGCACCGATGACCAGTAGGATCCACGGTTGTTGGAACTGGGCGAGGATGATGAGAATGCCCCACAGGGTAAACAGGGTGAGCAGACCGAGGAAGACCCGCGAGAGGTCCCAGCCGGCCGAACGCCCGTATCCCTCGAAGATGATGTCCACGCTGTTGCGGACGAAGGCCTCGAGGATGGCGTACTGCGTGCTAAACAGGGCGATGAAGATCACCACGTACATCAGCTGCTGCTGGACTGCACCGAGTTGCGGGATAATCACGTCGAGCCACATGTTGATGGCGCCCTGATCCGTGCCGCTGGCGTACTCGGCGGAGATCGTCATCGCGACCGTCGCGACGACGAGCAGGCCGATGACGAACGTCAGGAAATGCTCCTGCTGGGTGACCTTCCACCACTGCTTCCACCGGAGGAGGTTCTTCTCGGTCGGTTCGAACGTGAAGCCGCCGTGAACCTCTTCGGGTTCGGCACCGCGAAGTGGGTTCTTGATGCGGCCCTGGTAGGTGCCCATCCCATATCCCTTCTCGCGTGCCCAGATGCCCTGTGCGAGGTTGATGTATCCGCCGGCACCCGCGTAGGCGAGGCCGCCGAGGAACGTCGCGATGTCCATGTCCGCCGGGAGCGCGCCGAAGTTGACCGCACCGCCGGGCACGCTCGCGAACTGGCCGACCGACCCGGCGATGAAGGCCAGGATCACCGCGCCGAAGATGGCGGCGAACATCATGGCGAGTTGGGCCTTCTCGATGGCGTTGTAGAGGATGGGGCCGGCCTGGTAGCTCAGCCAGATGATGATCATCGTCGCGACGCCGATGACCGCCCAGTTCTCGCGGGGGACGATCCCGGTCCAGACGGCGAACACCTCGGATGCGCCGGCCGCCCAGCCGGGCCAGCCGACGTGGAAGAAGCCGGCTACGAGGAAAAACCACGGCCAGAAGCTGTTCATCCGGTCGAACGCCCGGAAGATGCTCTCCCCGGTGGCGATCGTCCACCGCTGAATCTCGGTGTTGATGAAAAACTGGGTGATAACGCCGACCCAGAACGCCCAGTACAGGCCCCAGCCGTTCTGGGCGACCAGGGTCGGCCAGAACATCGTCTCGCCGCTCCCGAGGGACGCGCCGAGCATGATGGCGCTCGGCCCGACGAGGTGGGATACCTTCGGGACCTTGGGCATGTCGTACTTCCGGAAGCCCCACTTGCCGTCGGTCTCCGGATACTCGCTCGTCTCGGGCGCGACGTCGAGCGCTTCGTAGTCGACGTCACGATACACCGTTGCACGATACTGCTCACCGACCTCCGCGGTCGTGTGGATGTCGTCTTTCGTCAGACCACCGTCGGTTTCGACTCGTATTTCGTCGTGGTTGTCTGTCATTGTCTCCCCTGGTTGGTTGGGATCATACTTCGTGGGTCATGCTACCATCGTCCGTCCGATCCACGTTATCCAGGTTTGTCATATCATAAATAATCATCGGTGAATGATTGTTGGAGTGTCCTTCACGTCGAAAACTGCACGGAGACGCAGCTACACGGTCCGTGGTGGGCACTCGGGGCGATCGAGATTCCGTGGAAAGAACGGACGAGCTATCAGTCGTCAGTGATTCGAACCGTCGCGCCGGCACCGCTCGGGAGGGCCGACAGGGGGGCGACGTCGGCGAGGCGAGCGACCACGTTCACGGGTGAGGCTGCCCGGGGCGTGGCGTCGGTGCTCGCCGGCGTCGGACCCCAGAACAGACACAGGGCCGAGCCCTGTGGCCAGTAGGCGATGGTTCCGGGGTCGACCGCCACACGGGGGTCCTCCGCGTCCACGTCGACGGGAACGCGAAAGTAGAGTTCGTCGCCCCAACGTGTGGCCTCCCCCTCGACGGGAAGGGCATCCGCGAGAGCCCGCCGGGTCTCGGGGCTTTCCTCGGCCCACGTGGCATCGATCTCGGTCCCGTTGACGGTGACGACGAAATCGGCTTCCGACATGGTGTCGAGGGTCGTCACGGGGAAATATATATCCTCGGGCAACCGGAGGGGAGCCGAAGCGTCGACCCGGTACGCCGTCAGTCCACCGCGGCCGCGAGTTTCTCGACCGGATGTGGGGGGTGGTCGTCGTACTCGTCGCCCAACTGTGACCGACAGGAGGCGCCCGGGGCGGTCACCTCCTCGCCCGGGCTCTCTTCGACCGCCTCGAACAGGAGGCTGCCGATGGCCTGGGAGATGTCGTAATGCTCCTCGTGGTACCCGAACGAACCGGCCATCCCACAGCAGGTCGTATCGAGCGGGTCGACCTCGTAGCCCGCACCCTGCAACACGCCGAGTGCGTGGTGGTCCTTGTTCGTCGCCTTCTGGTTGCAGTGGCCGTGGTAGGATAGGGAGGTCCGCGGGGTTTCGAACTCGACCGTGCCGGTCAGCCCGGTCACGTCGGCGTACTCCATGACGCCGTAGGCGGCGTCGGCCACCGTCTCGACGGCCGGTCCCGAGAGAAGGTCGCGGTACTCGTCCTGGAACATGACCGCGTCCGAGGGCTCGACGAACACGACCGACCAGCCGTCCTCGACGGTCTCGTGGAGCGCCGCGACGTTCTTTTCCGCGCGGTCACGACAGAGGTCGAGCATTCCCGAGGAGAAAGCCGCACGTCCCGAGGGCGCCACGTCGTCCGGGATTCGGACGAACACGTTCGCGGCCTCGAGCACCTCGACCGCCGCCTTCCCCGCGTCGGGATAGATGTAGTTGGTGTAGGTATCGGGGAAGAGCAACACCTGATCCTCGGCGTCGCTGGGGGCGACCCGACAGCGACCGCGGCGCTCGAACCACGCTTCCAGGCTCTCGCTCGCGAAGGTCGGGAGTTCCCGCTCGCGGGAGATTCCGATGGCCGCCTCCATCACGGCACGCGCACCGGGGATCTTCGGCGCGAGGTTCGAGACCGGAGACAACATCGACCCGAGCTTCGAGAGCGTGTCGATGTTGGCGAAGACGCGCTCACGGAGGCTGACGCCCTCCTCCTGGTGGTACTGGTGTTTGACCTCCGTCTTCAACTTCGCCATGTCGACGCCGGTCGGACAGTCGCTCTTACAGCCCTTGCAGCCGACACAGAGGTCCATGACTTCCTCCTGGAAACGCTCCGAGTAGATCTCGTCCTCGTCGAGTTCGCCGCTGATCGCCGCCCGGAGCAGGTTCGCGCGGCCGCGGGTGGTCTGGATCTCCTCCTCGGACGCGCGGTAGGTCGGACACATCACCTCGGAGTCCGTCTGGCGGCAGGTCCCACAGCCGTTACAGAGTTCGACGAGGTGTGAGAAGCCGCCCTCGTTCTCGAAGTCGAGGGCGGTCTGGGGTTCGACCGACTGATAGTCGGCGCCGTAGCGGAGGTTCTCCCGCATATCGGCGCCGACGCCGCGTTCGGAGTCGGGACCGACGTCCTCTGGCCCCGCCCGGTAGACGACGTTGCCCGGATGCATCTGCCAGTCGGGATCGAACGCCGTCTTCAGTTCCTTGAACGCCG
This window encodes:
- a CDS encoding Nramp family divalent metal transporter — its product is MTDNHDEIRVETDGGLTKDDIHTTAEVGEQYRATVYRDVDYEALDVAPETSEYPETDGKWGFRKYDMPKVPKVSHLVGPSAIMLGASLGSGETMFWPTLVAQNGWGLYWAFWVGVITQFFINTEIQRWTIATGESIFRAFDRMNSFWPWFFLVAGFFHVGWPGWAAGASEVFAVWTGIVPRENWAVIGVATMIIIWLSYQAGPILYNAIEKAQLAMMFAAIFGAVILAFIAGSVGQFASVPGGAVNFGALPADMDIATFLGGLAYAGAGGYINLAQGIWAREKGYGMGTYQGRIKNPLRGAEPEEVHGGFTFEPTEKNLLRWKQWWKVTQQEHFLTFVIGLLVVATVAMTISAEYASGTDQGAINMWLDVIIPQLGAVQQQLMYVVIFIALFSTQYAILEAFVRNSVDIIFEGYGRSAGWDLSRVFLGLLTLFTLWGILIILAQFQQPWILLVIGAAIAGAMMWPYNALVTILNTTRLPEHTQPGWGRIIAMWWATGFFGYFTVLLIGGVLTSPEAYGLNFPAFSTTVGVVGSGPAGYALWVFALVVQIYTMYRSATAKMNASGTVDGADTARGFLS
- a CDS encoding cyclophilin-like fold protein, translating into MSEADFVVTVNGTEIDATWAEESPETRRALADALPVEGEATRWGDELYFRVPVDVDAEDPRVAVDPGTIAYWPQGSALCLFWGPTPASTDATPRAASPVNVVARLADVAPLSALPSGAGATVRITDD
- the asd gene encoding aspartate-semialdehyde dehydrogenase codes for the protein MTVRVGILGATGAVGQRFIQLLDDHPTFELAALTASEDSAGEPYREAAKWRVDSPIPVDVAEMTVRRTEPDAVPDDVDLLFSSLPSSVAVDVEEDFAREGYVISSNSSNDRLAEDVPLTIPEINPGHLDLLEVQRDERGWDGALVKNPNCSTITMIPPLAAIDEFGLERVDVSTLQAVSGAGYSGVTSMEIIDNVLPHIGGEEDKMETESRKLLGDFDGAELSWHDVDVSASCNRVPTLDGHLENLFVDLADDPDPGEVADAMREFPGIDLPSAPNQLIHVFDDPERPQPRLDRMRGQGMQICVGGVQSITHGVKFDCLAHNTVRGAAGASLLNGELLVENGYL
- a CDS encoding CFI-box-CTERM domain-containing protein; this translates as MGTDDGSETEGGSGDESEGNDDRSPSEIGVGDGREKHLRVVTKSGKEIDHDEVYLRHTETEYLVSSDPEFPAAETTRYRKEDLLLATVTQHHSNCFITTATAGEGPTLDSLRDFRADVMAPTPVGCALLRAYEAISPPIAATLGRHPDATSTAVVRGLVDRCGSLADRRRTTELVITRTGLSVLLVALYVVGVGLAALAHGWLRGNELVRSNAGGIN
- a CDS encoding YgaP family membrane protein yields the protein MERNVGGVDRLARLVGGPIVALLGIGALVGVLPASQVVGVGLFVVGIVLLATGVTRRCLVHRLLGIDTCSRR